From one Planktothrix agardhii NIES-204 genomic stretch:
- a CDS encoding serine/threonine protein kinase, whose amino-acid sequence MSSSKTNQAFILTISAILSLSLFGIMVYLFVNPKTGLIPLVFSEKQQPINRLETNSLTIGILVKSDDYTPLVEYLKQQFGDQITITIDSKLRESYQEVKNKLATKKWDIAFTLSPMISVAAKDNGYIWVARMFPQSPPYYQSALFVEKNSSIQSISDFKNTTVIALGDFNSASSFYMPSYDLFGKSLRVTMGHRGEVIQELVRTGKADVGAASYEAVKNDPNFRVIQRSRNIPGSGVYLSPNLSNNDQKAITQALVNAPVNIQKKANYGVDGEPDFSSFIQISQRAEEVLKCADFTRNPVNFFCSPVTSTISSSLTTKSNQIIGIVNGLTMVENQITRLTLQSKDKKIYYVFLNPKILNQIPNAGSGLNLQNKTIVIKGVIPEQQSNKIDKIVITDSNQISVLN is encoded by the coding sequence ATGAGTTCTTCTAAAACTAACCAGGCTTTTATTTTAACCATAAGTGCCATCTTAAGTTTATCTTTATTTGGGATTATGGTTTATCTTTTTGTCAATCCTAAAACGGGTTTAATTCCATTAGTATTTTCAGAAAAACAACAACCAATAAACCGTTTAGAGACAAATTCCCTAACTATTGGAATTTTAGTGAAATCAGATGATTATACCCCATTAGTTGAATATTTAAAACAACAGTTTGGTGATCAAATTACCATTACTATTGATAGCAAACTTAGGGAATCTTATCAAGAGGTAAAAAACAAACTGGCCACTAAAAAATGGGATATAGCTTTTACCCTTTCCCCGATGATTTCCGTAGCCGCTAAAGATAACGGATATATTTGGGTAGCGCGAATGTTTCCCCAGTCTCCTCCCTATTATCAATCGGCATTATTTGTTGAAAAAAATAGTTCAATTCAGTCTATTTCTGATTTCAAAAATACCACCGTTATTGCTTTAGGAGATTTTAACTCTGCTTCTAGTTTTTATATGCCTAGTTATGATTTATTTGGCAAATCTCTACGGGTAACGATGGGACATAGGGGGGAAGTCATTCAAGAGTTAGTTAGAACTGGGAAAGCCGATGTCGGTGCAGCATCCTATGAAGCGGTTAAAAATGATCCTAATTTTAGGGTGATTCAGAGGAGTAGAAATATTCCAGGGTCAGGGGTATATCTTTCTCCTAATTTGTCAAATAATGATCAAAAAGCGATTACCCAAGCGTTAGTTAATGCTCCTGTAAATATCCAGAAAAAAGCAAATTATGGTGTTGATGGAGAACCGGATTTTTCCTCCTTTATTCAAATTAGTCAGAGAGCAGAAGAAGTATTAAAATGTGCGGATTTCACTCGAAATCCGGTTAACTTTTTCTGTTCTCCAGTAACTTCTACTATTTCATCATCTTTGACAACAAAATCTAATCAAATTATAGGAATTGTTAATGGTTTAACCATGGTAGAAAATCAAATAACTCGGTTAACATTACAATCAAAAGATAAAAAGATTTATTATGTTTTCCTGAATCCAAAAATTTTGAATCAGATTCCTAATGCTGGAAGTGGGTTAAATCTACAAAATAAAACTATTGTAATTAAAGGAGTTATTCCCGAACAACAATCTAATAAAATTGATAAAATTGTGATTACTGACTCCAATCAAATCAGTGTTTTAAATTAA
- a CDS encoding polysaccharide pyruvyl transferase → MQRVICSGYYGKGNGGDEALLASLLQMLPPTVEPIVLSGNPNQTQNHYQVEACDRMNGMEVFNALCRADALIWGGGSLIQDVTSAISPFYYGALMGLAQRMGLTTIAWAQGIGPLNRSISRWLAKKTFSGCSAVSVRDVGSARLLSKWNIPFTLAPDPVWALESRPVAGLWDLPAPRVALTLRPHPQLTPERLLLITQALISFQKATQTFILLIPFQPIQDLAIAQIIHQALPENSQILILDDPRQLKGVFRGVEFLIGMRFHSLIMAATEQCRCFALSYDPKVSRLIEELELPGWEIDQLPEDPNLISKIWIDCYANNQPFSQGKIEFFVDRAKVHKELLYSQFH, encoded by the coding sequence ATGCAACGGGTAATTTGTAGTGGATATTATGGAAAGGGCAATGGCGGGGATGAGGCTTTGTTAGCATCGCTGTTACAAATGCTACCGCCTACGGTTGAACCAATTGTCTTGTCGGGAAACCCCAACCAAACCCAAAACCATTATCAGGTGGAAGCCTGCGACCGGATGAATGGGATGGAAGTTTTCAACGCCCTCTGTCGCGCCGATGCTTTAATTTGGGGCGGGGGGAGTCTGATCCAAGATGTGACCAGTGCCATCAGTCCTTTTTATTATGGCGCTTTGATGGGATTAGCGCAACGGATGGGACTCACAACTATTGCCTGGGCCCAGGGTATTGGCCCCTTGAACCGTTCTATTTCTCGATGGCTGGCAAAAAAAACCTTTTCGGGCTGTAGTGCCGTCAGCGTGCGTGATGTGGGTTCTGCAAGGTTATTATCTAAGTGGAATATTCCCTTTACCCTGGCCCCTGATCCGGTTTGGGCCTTGGAATCTCGACCCGTAGCCGGGTTGTGGGATTTACCCGCGCCACGAGTTGCCCTGACTTTGCGACCTCACCCCCAATTGACGCCGGAACGGTTATTATTAATTACTCAGGCATTAATATCTTTTCAAAAAGCTACCCAAACGTTTATTTTATTAATTCCGTTTCAGCCTATTCAGGATTTAGCGATCGCCCAAATTATACATCAAGCCCTACCCGAAAATAGTCAGATTCTAATATTAGATGATCCTCGACAATTAAAAGGAGTATTTCGAGGAGTTGAATTTTTGATTGGAATGCGATTTCATAGTTTAATTATGGCAGCAACAGAACAATGTCGCTGTTTTGCCTTGAGTTATGATCCTAAAGTTAGCCGTTTAATAGAAGAATTAGAATTACCCGGATGGGAAATTGATCAACTCCCAGAAGATCCTAACTTAATTAGTAAAATCTGGATTGATTGTTATGCTAATAATCAACCCTTTTCCCAGGGAAAAATCGAGTTTTTTGTAGATAGGGCAAAAGTCCATAAAGAACTACTCTACTCCCAATTTCATTAA
- a CDS encoding two-component response regulator produces the protein MSVQAQFDEKRNGEKILVADDESAIRRILKTRLSMAGYNVVVAADGLEALEMFEKESPDLLVLDVMMPKLNGYGVCQELRTKSDIPIIMLTALGDVADRITGLELGADDYLTKPFSPKELEARIHAILRRFKDTTPSHSLSPEMIQLESVRIDTVKRRVYKGDKVVALTYIEFNLLELLVKRSGSAVSRSEILKELWGYTPRRIADMRVVDVHVARLRAKIEEDQRNPEYILTVRGVGYSAQRLPGVEEAIGA, from the coding sequence ATGAGCGTACAAGCACAATTTGACGAAAAACGCAACGGAGAAAAAATTCTAGTTGCTGATGATGAATCCGCGATTCGGCGGATCTTGAAGACTCGTCTTTCCATGGCAGGTTATAATGTTGTAGTCGCCGCCGATGGTTTAGAAGCGCTAGAAATGTTTGAAAAAGAAAGTCCTGATCTTTTGGTTTTGGATGTAATGATGCCGAAATTAAATGGTTATGGCGTGTGTCAAGAACTTCGCACAAAATCAGATATTCCGATTATTATGTTAACCGCTTTAGGGGATGTGGCGGATCGAATTACGGGTTTAGAATTAGGAGCAGACGATTATTTAACTAAACCGTTTTCTCCTAAAGAATTAGAAGCTCGAATTCATGCGATTTTAAGACGGTTTAAAGATACGACTCCATCCCATAGTTTGAGTCCAGAGATGATTCAACTCGAATCCGTGCGGATTGATACGGTTAAACGACGGGTTTATAAGGGTGATAAAGTGGTTGCCTTAACCTATATTGAATTCAATCTTTTGGAGTTATTAGTTAAACGTTCTGGGAGTGCGGTTTCTCGTTCAGAAATTCTCAAGGAATTATGGGGATATACACCTCGACGGATTGCGGATATGCGGGTTGTGGATGTTCATGTTGCGCGGTTACGAGCAAAAATTGAAGAAGATCAACGCAATCCTGAATATATTTTAACGGTGCGAGGTGTCGGTTATTCTGCTCAACGTTTACCCGGTGTGGAAGAAGCTATTGGCGCTTAA
- a CDS encoding glutaredoxin-family domain protein, which produces MLVKDGIIEKMFIELEVAGDPFEVSDAETILKYINPNAVKLPLVSLFTKVGCPYCARAKALLKERGIAFEEIVLGKEITTKSLQAVTGSTTVPQLFIDGKLIGGSEDLAKHFGV; this is translated from the coding sequence ATGTTAGTCAAAGATGGGATCATCGAAAAAATGTTTATTGAGCTGGAAGTTGCTGGCGATCCATTTGAAGTTTCCGATGCAGAAACTATACTCAAATATATTAATCCTAATGCGGTCAAACTCCCTTTAGTTTCGCTGTTTACAAAAGTAGGTTGTCCCTACTGCGCCCGTGCTAAAGCCCTATTAAAAGAGCGAGGAATTGCTTTTGAAGAAATTGTTTTAGGGAAAGAAATTACAACCAAAAGTTTGCAAGCAGTCACCGGAAGTACCACAGTTCCTCAACTTTTTATTGATGGAAAACTAATTGGTGGTTCTGAGGATTTAGCCAAGCATTTTGGAGTCTAA
- the pbsY gene encoding photosystem II protein Y → MDFDFRILIVLLPLIAALGWVFFNIGAIAIGQVQRFLNKS, encoded by the coding sequence ATGGATTTCGATTTTCGCATTTTGATTGTTCTATTACCCCTAATTGCAGCATTGGGTTGGGTTTTTTTTAATATTGGTGCGATCGCCATTGGACAAGTTCAACGCTTTTTAAATAAAAGTTAA